ACTGCCGCTTCCGGGTTTGGCCTTTATATTTTACTTCCGGCAACTGCCGGCCAGCTATCTGCTTTTAAAAATGAACTTCCAGAGTTTATAGAAGGTACCACAAATCTTCTGGCCATTTCTGAACAGAAGCTCAATTCTCTTTTGTTTAATATTTATAAGATCGATATCAGCAAGAGTCTGGGGGACACATTAATCATATTTTTTAAAGGACTATTTGACAATTTACCTGATATCATTTCATCTTCATTTGTGGTAATCATCCTTGCCCCTTTTTTTGCCTTTTTCATGCTGCTTGATGGCCAAGCGGTTTCCAAGAAACTTTTGGCTCTGGTTCCCAATAATTTTTTTGAACTGGCATTGAATCTGCAGCATCAAATAAATGTTCAGCTGGGCGATTTTGTACGTGCAAGACTCCTTGAAGCCGGCATAGTGGGTTTTTGTGTCTGGCTAGGATTGGCAATTATTGATTTTCCATATGCGGTTATCCTGGCCGTTTTTGCGGGACTGTCCAATTTAATTCCTTATATAGGGCCGGTTGCAGGGGCTATACCCGCTGTGCTGATTGCGCTGGTAAACTCGGTGCCCGGCCTTGAGTTTTTGCTGGTCATCGCTATTTATATCATTGCCCAGCTCATAGACAATTTTTTTGTCATTCCTCTAGTGGTGGCAAAAATCGCCGACCTTCACCCGGTAACAGTTACCGTTGTTATTATTATAGGGGCTCAGATCGGCGGAATCCTGGGAATGATCATTTCCATTCCAGTGGCATGCATCATTAAACTGATCATCACAACCATTTACAGTCATCTTGTTGAATTTTATAGTTAACGGACCCAAGCACTCAGGCAGTTTCCTCATCTAATTAAACATTGTATTGGGCAGAAAAAGGGCTATTTGAGGGAACACAACGAGGATGGCCAGGCATATGAGCATTGCCAGCCAGAACGGCCAGATACCCTTGAATATGGTGTTCAGTGGTACATCCGGTGCGACACCTTTCACCACAAAAAC
The Thermodesulfobacteriota bacterium DNA segment above includes these coding regions:
- a CDS encoding AI-2E family transporter — encoded protein: MRSLTRERLIKSFAVVGILTLCTVIVFKTENILVSFVLGFVIYYLLAPVVNAIERAGASRRLGVTGLFILITAASGFGLYILLPATAGQLSAFKNELPEFIEGTTNLLAISEQKLNSLLFNIYKIDISKSLGDTLIIFFKGLFDNLPDIISSSFVVIILAPFFAFFMLLDGQAVSKKLLALVPNNFFELALNLQHQINVQLGDFVRARLLEAGIVGFCVWLGLAIIDFPYAVILAVFAGLSNLIPYIGPVAGAIPAVLIALVNSVPGLEFLLVIAIYIIAQLIDNFFVIPLVVAKIADLHPVTVTVVIIIGAQIGGILGMIISIPVACIIKLIITTIYSHLVEFYS